Proteins from a genomic interval of Leptolyngbya sp. CCY15150:
- a CDS encoding IS630 family transposase has translation MIHYLCQDETRVGLKTQTGKVITAKGVKPTVKVQWGRENFWIYGAIAPLTGDHFLHEYPALNRACFQDFLDWLSKQLGDDWAILQMDQASAHMTSALQWPENIIPLAQPAHSPELNPIERLWQLLKQSLNNQIFPSLQALRERVQELLDQLTLEQVASVSAYDFILEALFYAASH, from the coding sequence GTGATTCATTATTTGTGCCAGGATGAAACCCGAGTTGGTCTGAAAACCCAGACCGGTAAAGTCATCACGGCCAAAGGGGTGAAGCCCACAGTGAAGGTGCAATGGGGGCGAGAGAATTTCTGGATTTACGGAGCGATTGCCCCGTTGACGGGAGACCACTTCCTCCACGAGTATCCCGCACTCAACCGGGCATGTTTTCAGGACTTTTTAGATTGGTTATCCAAGCAATTAGGAGACGATTGGGCGATTTTGCAGATGGATCAGGCATCGGCTCACATGACGTCTGCACTCCAATGGCCAGAGAACATCATTCCTTTAGCGCAACCCGCTCACAGTCCTGAACTCAACCCTATAGAGAGACTTTGGCAGTTGCTGAAGCAGTCGCTCAACAATCAGATCTTTCCATCCCTGCAAGCTTTACGGGAGCGAGTTCAAGAACTATTGGATCAACTAACACTGGAGCAGGTTGCATCAGTTTCTGCCTACGACTTTATCCTGGAAGCACTGTTCTATGCCGCCTCACATTGA